From Etheostoma cragini isolate CJK2018 chromosome 1, CSU_Ecrag_1.0, whole genome shotgun sequence, a single genomic window includes:
- the sltm gene encoding SAFB-like transcription modulator isoform X2 yields MATAAISTEFKKISDLRVVDLKSELKRRNLDTSGIKSVLLARLRQALEDEDGDTENIQIQLSTDSSTRKGGKAKGQGKKVDSDGDTTWEEDVSSKETEDYGSEKDVTDTDDGTRENSKPAPCEDSLAQSEAEALVEAEPESEAVAADSEPDPEVDAEPDVHTEPDVDEEAEPEVDADGEPEVDEDADPEVDGEAEPEVETELAEMDAEAMNSSKEAEDDHLSVSIPNEDAITLDVDGDDLLETGKHMRLPDPEAEKGNDELEASAETGPDDDKKVEETEGHKDGKKDDGSRGEPTKKDSREALKKAETGDKEKDSGKKGPSATGASGQAKSSSRDRDGKAAKDEKGVISSNNSSSRNIWVSGLSSNTKAADLKNLFGKYGKVLSAKVVTNARSPGSKCYGLVTMSSSTEVTRCVSHLDCTELHGQKIYVERAKNDPFKKEGSKKEAEDIASSSKSSDKRSSTGIKPTNKAQPSHKKEDKKLDKLSEKEKDSSKKQEARSGKSESVSSNSGQESSKKDDRKHGWTKSPGKMVVAHYPRGDSNFGKMRPFRRGRYFDKPFVNMNVQRRPKWLIPPEELEIMRDKQRPFINKGEDILPFEKMKEQRMRERVARLERVRRAIELRRRREIAEQERRERERIRLLREREERENLLRERQRLELERQKLERERLERERLERERIRIEQERRKEAERMAREREELRRQQEQLRYDQEKRNNLKRGREVEHGRRDDSYWNGNKKMQADSDARLNQGSSYNRQQNRFSNFNPRERGRFPEAAAEQPNTFDRRNRFDGEPEVKKSRPAPHRESSGFERFPKNFDTVRRAEPPPPPPRTELRDTDRRDRDERRPVSMQDRPMGARATMPGMSHNRSPRDGGHGWKSDGGINPNKGDMRNAGLSRGPMRMRAERSGRDGPIPVLRGGSSASRGRSSFNDRDGGRPMVMSDQPFSSGRQVVVERHSRDQGLRKEWHGGSSSQGRGYPDNRRMGASRGSMMAASSHSSSGMNRIVQITNNSIPSGGNVGGFKPFKGTSRPF; encoded by the exons GTAAAAAAGTGGATTCAGATGGGGACACCACATGGGAAGAAGATGTGTCTTCCAAG gAAACTGAAGATTATGGATCAGAAAAAG ATGTAACTGATACAGATGATGGTACTCGTGAAAATTCTAAGCCTGCCCCCTGTGAGGACAGCCTCGCTCAGTCTGAGGCTGAGGCCCTGGTTGAGGCTGAACCAGAGTCAGAAGCTGTGGCGGCTGATTCAGAGCCTGACCCAGAGGTGGATGCTGAGCCAGATGTCCATACAGAGCCAGATGTGGATGAGGAGGCTGAGCCAGAGGTCGATGCAGATGGCGAGCCAGAG GTGGATGAGGACGCCGACCCAGAGGTGGATGGGGAGGCCGAGCCAGAGGTGGAGACCGAACTGGCTGAGATGGATGCTGAAGCCATGAATTCCTCTAAAGAAGCTGAGGATGATCACCTATCTGTCTCAATCCCAAATGAAGACGCCATCACCCTAGATGTTGATGGTGATGATCTCCTGGAAACAGGTAAACATATGAGACTTCCAGATCCAGAGGCCGAGAAGGGCAATGATGAGCTAGAGGCCTCTGCTGAGACGGGCCCAGATGACGACAAGAAGGTGGAAGAGACCGAGGGACACAAAGATGGTAAGAAAGATGATGGATCCAGGGGTGAGCCCACGAAGAAAGACAGCAGAGAGGCCCTGAAGAAAGCTGAAACgggagacaaagaaaaggatTCTGGGAAGAAAGGCCCCTCCGCTACTGGGGCATCAGGTCAAGCAAAGAG CTCTtcaagagacagagatggaaaagCTGCAAAAGATGAAAAGG GAGTCATCAGCAGTAATAACAGCTCTTCTCGTAACATTTGGGTGAGCGGCCTATCTTCAAACACCAAAGCAGCTGATTTAAAGAACCTGTTTGGCAAATATGGAAAG GTTTTAAGCGCCAAGGTGGTTACAAATGCTCGCAGTCCTGGTTCAAAGTGTTATGGCTTGGTGACGATGTCTTCCAGTACAGAGGTGACGCGCTGTGTCTCCCACCTTGACTGCACAGAGCTCCACGGACAGAAGATATATGTTGAAAGG gccAAAAATGACCCGTTCAAAAAGGAAGGCTCAAAAAAGGAAGCAGAGGACATTGCAAGTTCCAGCAAGTCAAGTGATAAGCGCAGTTCTACAGGAATAAAACCAACTAACAA AGCACAGCCTTCTCATAAAAAAGAGGACAAGAAATTGGATAAACTctcagaaaaggaaaaggactCATCCAAGAAACAGGAGGCCAGAAGTGGAAAATCTGAGTCTGTTTCATCTAACTCTGGGCAAGAGTCTTCGAAAAAAGATGACAGAAAGCATGGGT GGACAAAGAGCCCAGGCAAGATGGTGGTGGCACATTATCCCAGAGGAGATTCTAATTTTGGCAAAATGAGACCTTTCAGAAGGGGCAGGTACTTTGATAAA CCctttgtcaacatgaatgttcaAAGGCGGCCAAAATGGTTAATTCCTCCCGAAGAG TTAGAGATtatgagagacaaacagagacctTTTATCAACAAGGGGGAAGACATCCTGCCTTTTGAGAAGATGAAGGAGCAGAGGATGCGTGAACGGGTGGCTCGTCTGGAGCGTGTCCGCAGAGCCATAGAGTTGCGCAG gcGGCGTGAAATTGCCGAACAAGAACGCCGGGAGCGTGAGCGCATCCGTCTATTACGCGAGCGTGAAGAACGGGAGAACCTTCTTCGGGAGCGCCAGAGACTTGAGCTGGAAAGACAAAAACTAGAGAGGGAGCGCTTGGAGAGGGAGAGGCTTGAAAGGGAAAGAATCCGTATAGAGCAG GAACGGCGTAAAGAGGCAGAACGCATGGCACGGGAACGTGAGGAGCTGCGGCGGCAACAGGAGCAGCTCCGTTATGaccaagaaaagagaaacaaccTCAAAAGGGGCCGTGAAGTGGAACATGG CCGGAGAGACGATTCCTATTGGAATGGCAACAAGAAGATGCAAGCTGACTCTGATGCCCGTTTGAACCAAGGTTCCAGCTACAACCGGCAGCAGAATCGCTTTTCAAACTTCAATCCCCGAGAAAGGGGTCGCTTTCCAGAGGCTGCTGCAGAGCAGCCTAACACATTTGACAG ACGTAACCGGTTTGACGGTGAGCCAGAGGTAAAGAAGAGTCGCCCTGCTCCTCACAGAGAGAGCTCTGGCTTTGAGCGCTTCCCAAAGAACTTTGACACAGTCCGCAGAGCTGAgccgccgcctcctcctccGCGCACTGAGCTCCGGGACACAGACCGCAGGGACAGAGATGAGAGGAGGCCTGTGTCCATGCAGGATCGCCCTATGGGAGCCAGAGCTACAATGCCCGGCATGTCGCACAACCGCTCACCCAGGGATGGAGGGCATGGATGGAAGAGTGATGGTGGCATAAACCCAAACAAGGGAGATATGCG TAATGCTGGGTTAAGCAGAGGACCTATGCGCATGCGGGCAGAGCGATCGGGCAGAGATGGTCCGATCCCTGTACTTAGAGGTGGCTCCTCGGCCAGCCGCGGAAGGAGCAGCTTTAATGATCGGGATGGAGGGAGACCCATGGTCATGAGTGATCAG CCATTCAGCTCTGGTCGCCAGGTCGTGGTGGAGCGTCACAGTAGGGATCAGGGACTGAGGAAGGAGTGGCACGGTGGATCTAGCTCCCAGGGCAGGGGCTACCCTGATAATCGCCGAATGGGAGCCAGCCGGGGCAGCATGATGGCCGCTTCGAG TCACTCTTCGTCTGGAATGAACCGAATTGTACAGATCACCAACAACTCCATTCCTAGTGGTGGCAACGTGGGGGGATTCAAGCCCTTCAAAGGAACATCGCGGCCGTTCTAA
- the sltm gene encoding SAFB-like transcription modulator isoform X1: MATAAISTEFKKISDLRVVDLKSELKRRNLDTSGIKSVLLARLRQALEDEDGDTENIQIQLSTDSSTRKGGKAKGQGKKVDSDGDTTWEEDVSSKETEDYGSEKDVTDTDDGTRENSKPAPCEDSLAQSEAEALVEAEPESEAVAADSEPDPEVDAEPDVHTEPDVDEEAEPEVDADGEPEVDEEAEPEFDADPEVDEDADPEVDGEAEPEVETELAEMDAEAMNSSKEAEDDHLSVSIPNEDAITLDVDGDDLLETGKHMRLPDPEAEKGNDELEASAETGPDDDKKVEETEGHKDGKKDDGSRGEPTKKDSREALKKAETGDKEKDSGKKGPSATGASGQAKSSSRDRDGKAAKDEKGVISSNNSSSRNIWVSGLSSNTKAADLKNLFGKYGKVLSAKVVTNARSPGSKCYGLVTMSSSTEVTRCVSHLDCTELHGQKIYVERAKNDPFKKEGSKKEAEDIASSSKSSDKRSSTGIKPTNKAQPSHKKEDKKLDKLSEKEKDSSKKQEARSGKSESVSSNSGQESSKKDDRKHGWTKSPGKMVVAHYPRGDSNFGKMRPFRRGRYFDKPFVNMNVQRRPKWLIPPEELEIMRDKQRPFINKGEDILPFEKMKEQRMRERVARLERVRRAIELRRRREIAEQERRERERIRLLREREERENLLRERQRLELERQKLERERLERERLERERIRIEQERRKEAERMAREREELRRQQEQLRYDQEKRNNLKRGREVEHGRRDDSYWNGNKKMQADSDARLNQGSSYNRQQNRFSNFNPRERGRFPEAAAEQPNTFDRRNRFDGEPEVKKSRPAPHRESSGFERFPKNFDTVRRAEPPPPPPRTELRDTDRRDRDERRPVSMQDRPMGARATMPGMSHNRSPRDGGHGWKSDGGINPNKGDMRNAGLSRGPMRMRAERSGRDGPIPVLRGGSSASRGRSSFNDRDGGRPMVMSDQPFSSGRQVVVERHSRDQGLRKEWHGGSSSQGRGYPDNRRMGASRGSMMAASSHSSSGMNRIVQITNNSIPSGGNVGGFKPFKGTSRPF, from the exons GTAAAAAAGTGGATTCAGATGGGGACACCACATGGGAAGAAGATGTGTCTTCCAAG gAAACTGAAGATTATGGATCAGAAAAAG ATGTAACTGATACAGATGATGGTACTCGTGAAAATTCTAAGCCTGCCCCCTGTGAGGACAGCCTCGCTCAGTCTGAGGCTGAGGCCCTGGTTGAGGCTGAACCAGAGTCAGAAGCTGTGGCGGCTGATTCAGAGCCTGACCCAGAGGTGGATGCTGAGCCAGATGTCCATACAGAGCCAGATGTGGATGAGGAGGCTGAGCCAGAGGTCGATGCAGATGGCGAGCCAGAGGTGGATGAGGAGGCTGAGCCAGAGTTCGATGCTGACCCAGAGGTGGATGAGGACGCCGACCCAGAGGTGGATGGGGAGGCCGAGCCAGAGGTGGAGACCGAACTGGCTGAGATGGATGCTGAAGCCATGAATTCCTCTAAAGAAGCTGAGGATGATCACCTATCTGTCTCAATCCCAAATGAAGACGCCATCACCCTAGATGTTGATGGTGATGATCTCCTGGAAACAGGTAAACATATGAGACTTCCAGATCCAGAGGCCGAGAAGGGCAATGATGAGCTAGAGGCCTCTGCTGAGACGGGCCCAGATGACGACAAGAAGGTGGAAGAGACCGAGGGACACAAAGATGGTAAGAAAGATGATGGATCCAGGGGTGAGCCCACGAAGAAAGACAGCAGAGAGGCCCTGAAGAAAGCTGAAACgggagacaaagaaaaggatTCTGGGAAGAAAGGCCCCTCCGCTACTGGGGCATCAGGTCAAGCAAAGAG CTCTtcaagagacagagatggaaaagCTGCAAAAGATGAAAAGG GAGTCATCAGCAGTAATAACAGCTCTTCTCGTAACATTTGGGTGAGCGGCCTATCTTCAAACACCAAAGCAGCTGATTTAAAGAACCTGTTTGGCAAATATGGAAAG GTTTTAAGCGCCAAGGTGGTTACAAATGCTCGCAGTCCTGGTTCAAAGTGTTATGGCTTGGTGACGATGTCTTCCAGTACAGAGGTGACGCGCTGTGTCTCCCACCTTGACTGCACAGAGCTCCACGGACAGAAGATATATGTTGAAAGG gccAAAAATGACCCGTTCAAAAAGGAAGGCTCAAAAAAGGAAGCAGAGGACATTGCAAGTTCCAGCAAGTCAAGTGATAAGCGCAGTTCTACAGGAATAAAACCAACTAACAA AGCACAGCCTTCTCATAAAAAAGAGGACAAGAAATTGGATAAACTctcagaaaaggaaaaggactCATCCAAGAAACAGGAGGCCAGAAGTGGAAAATCTGAGTCTGTTTCATCTAACTCTGGGCAAGAGTCTTCGAAAAAAGATGACAGAAAGCATGGGT GGACAAAGAGCCCAGGCAAGATGGTGGTGGCACATTATCCCAGAGGAGATTCTAATTTTGGCAAAATGAGACCTTTCAGAAGGGGCAGGTACTTTGATAAA CCctttgtcaacatgaatgttcaAAGGCGGCCAAAATGGTTAATTCCTCCCGAAGAG TTAGAGATtatgagagacaaacagagacctTTTATCAACAAGGGGGAAGACATCCTGCCTTTTGAGAAGATGAAGGAGCAGAGGATGCGTGAACGGGTGGCTCGTCTGGAGCGTGTCCGCAGAGCCATAGAGTTGCGCAG gcGGCGTGAAATTGCCGAACAAGAACGCCGGGAGCGTGAGCGCATCCGTCTATTACGCGAGCGTGAAGAACGGGAGAACCTTCTTCGGGAGCGCCAGAGACTTGAGCTGGAAAGACAAAAACTAGAGAGGGAGCGCTTGGAGAGGGAGAGGCTTGAAAGGGAAAGAATCCGTATAGAGCAG GAACGGCGTAAAGAGGCAGAACGCATGGCACGGGAACGTGAGGAGCTGCGGCGGCAACAGGAGCAGCTCCGTTATGaccaagaaaagagaaacaaccTCAAAAGGGGCCGTGAAGTGGAACATGG CCGGAGAGACGATTCCTATTGGAATGGCAACAAGAAGATGCAAGCTGACTCTGATGCCCGTTTGAACCAAGGTTCCAGCTACAACCGGCAGCAGAATCGCTTTTCAAACTTCAATCCCCGAGAAAGGGGTCGCTTTCCAGAGGCTGCTGCAGAGCAGCCTAACACATTTGACAG ACGTAACCGGTTTGACGGTGAGCCAGAGGTAAAGAAGAGTCGCCCTGCTCCTCACAGAGAGAGCTCTGGCTTTGAGCGCTTCCCAAAGAACTTTGACACAGTCCGCAGAGCTGAgccgccgcctcctcctccGCGCACTGAGCTCCGGGACACAGACCGCAGGGACAGAGATGAGAGGAGGCCTGTGTCCATGCAGGATCGCCCTATGGGAGCCAGAGCTACAATGCCCGGCATGTCGCACAACCGCTCACCCAGGGATGGAGGGCATGGATGGAAGAGTGATGGTGGCATAAACCCAAACAAGGGAGATATGCG TAATGCTGGGTTAAGCAGAGGACCTATGCGCATGCGGGCAGAGCGATCGGGCAGAGATGGTCCGATCCCTGTACTTAGAGGTGGCTCCTCGGCCAGCCGCGGAAGGAGCAGCTTTAATGATCGGGATGGAGGGAGACCCATGGTCATGAGTGATCAG CCATTCAGCTCTGGTCGCCAGGTCGTGGTGGAGCGTCACAGTAGGGATCAGGGACTGAGGAAGGAGTGGCACGGTGGATCTAGCTCCCAGGGCAGGGGCTACCCTGATAATCGCCGAATGGGAGCCAGCCGGGGCAGCATGATGGCCGCTTCGAG TCACTCTTCGTCTGGAATGAACCGAATTGTACAGATCACCAACAACTCCATTCCTAGTGGTGGCAACGTGGGGGGATTCAAGCCCTTCAAAGGAACATCGCGGCCGTTCTAA
- the sltm gene encoding SAFB-like transcription modulator isoform X4 has product MATAAISTEFKKISDLRVVDLKSELKRRNLDTSGIKSVLLARLRQALEDEDGDTENIQIQLSTDSSTRKGGKAKGQGKKVDSDGDTTWEEDVSSKETEDYGSEKDVTDTDDGTRENSKPAPCEDSLAQSEAEALVEAEPESEAVAADSEPDPEVDAEPDVHTEPDVDEEAEPEVEAEPEVETELAEMDAEAMNSSKEAEDDHLSVSIPNEDAITLDVDGDDLLETGKHMRLPDPEAEKGNDELEASAETGPDDDKKVEETEGHKDGKKDDGSRGEPTKKDSREALKKAETGDKEKDSGKKGPSATGASGQAKSSSRDRDGKAAKDEKGVISSNNSSSRNIWVSGLSSNTKAADLKNLFGKYGKVLSAKVVTNARSPGSKCYGLVTMSSSTEVTRCVSHLDCTELHGQKIYVERAKNDPFKKEGSKKEAEDIASSSKSSDKRSSTGIKPTNKAQPSHKKEDKKLDKLSEKEKDSSKKQEARSGKSESVSSNSGQESSKKDDRKHGWTKSPGKMVVAHYPRGDSNFGKMRPFRRGRYFDKPFVNMNVQRRPKWLIPPEELEIMRDKQRPFINKGEDILPFEKMKEQRMRERVARLERVRRAIELRRRREIAEQERRERERIRLLREREERENLLRERQRLELERQKLERERLERERLERERIRIEQERRKEAERMAREREELRRQQEQLRYDQEKRNNLKRGREVEHGRRDDSYWNGNKKMQADSDARLNQGSSYNRQQNRFSNFNPRERGRFPEAAAEQPNTFDRRNRFDGEPEVKKSRPAPHRESSGFERFPKNFDTVRRAEPPPPPPRTELRDTDRRDRDERRPVSMQDRPMGARATMPGMSHNRSPRDGGHGWKSDGGINPNKGDMRNAGLSRGPMRMRAERSGRDGPIPVLRGGSSASRGRSSFNDRDGGRPMVMSDQPFSSGRQVVVERHSRDQGLRKEWHGGSSSQGRGYPDNRRMGASRGSMMAASSHSSSGMNRIVQITNNSIPSGGNVGGFKPFKGTSRPF; this is encoded by the exons GTAAAAAAGTGGATTCAGATGGGGACACCACATGGGAAGAAGATGTGTCTTCCAAG gAAACTGAAGATTATGGATCAGAAAAAG ATGTAACTGATACAGATGATGGTACTCGTGAAAATTCTAAGCCTGCCCCCTGTGAGGACAGCCTCGCTCAGTCTGAGGCTGAGGCCCTGGTTGAGGCTGAACCAGAGTCAGAAGCTGTGGCGGCTGATTCAGAGCCTGACCCAGAGGTGGATGCTGAGCCAGATGTCCATACAGAGCCAGATGTGGATGAGGAGGCTGAGCCAGAGGT GGAGGCCGAGCCAGAGGTGGAGACCGAACTGGCTGAGATGGATGCTGAAGCCATGAATTCCTCTAAAGAAGCTGAGGATGATCACCTATCTGTCTCAATCCCAAATGAAGACGCCATCACCCTAGATGTTGATGGTGATGATCTCCTGGAAACAGGTAAACATATGAGACTTCCAGATCCAGAGGCCGAGAAGGGCAATGATGAGCTAGAGGCCTCTGCTGAGACGGGCCCAGATGACGACAAGAAGGTGGAAGAGACCGAGGGACACAAAGATGGTAAGAAAGATGATGGATCCAGGGGTGAGCCCACGAAGAAAGACAGCAGAGAGGCCCTGAAGAAAGCTGAAACgggagacaaagaaaaggatTCTGGGAAGAAAGGCCCCTCCGCTACTGGGGCATCAGGTCAAGCAAAGAG CTCTtcaagagacagagatggaaaagCTGCAAAAGATGAAAAGG GAGTCATCAGCAGTAATAACAGCTCTTCTCGTAACATTTGGGTGAGCGGCCTATCTTCAAACACCAAAGCAGCTGATTTAAAGAACCTGTTTGGCAAATATGGAAAG GTTTTAAGCGCCAAGGTGGTTACAAATGCTCGCAGTCCTGGTTCAAAGTGTTATGGCTTGGTGACGATGTCTTCCAGTACAGAGGTGACGCGCTGTGTCTCCCACCTTGACTGCACAGAGCTCCACGGACAGAAGATATATGTTGAAAGG gccAAAAATGACCCGTTCAAAAAGGAAGGCTCAAAAAAGGAAGCAGAGGACATTGCAAGTTCCAGCAAGTCAAGTGATAAGCGCAGTTCTACAGGAATAAAACCAACTAACAA AGCACAGCCTTCTCATAAAAAAGAGGACAAGAAATTGGATAAACTctcagaaaaggaaaaggactCATCCAAGAAACAGGAGGCCAGAAGTGGAAAATCTGAGTCTGTTTCATCTAACTCTGGGCAAGAGTCTTCGAAAAAAGATGACAGAAAGCATGGGT GGACAAAGAGCCCAGGCAAGATGGTGGTGGCACATTATCCCAGAGGAGATTCTAATTTTGGCAAAATGAGACCTTTCAGAAGGGGCAGGTACTTTGATAAA CCctttgtcaacatgaatgttcaAAGGCGGCCAAAATGGTTAATTCCTCCCGAAGAG TTAGAGATtatgagagacaaacagagacctTTTATCAACAAGGGGGAAGACATCCTGCCTTTTGAGAAGATGAAGGAGCAGAGGATGCGTGAACGGGTGGCTCGTCTGGAGCGTGTCCGCAGAGCCATAGAGTTGCGCAG gcGGCGTGAAATTGCCGAACAAGAACGCCGGGAGCGTGAGCGCATCCGTCTATTACGCGAGCGTGAAGAACGGGAGAACCTTCTTCGGGAGCGCCAGAGACTTGAGCTGGAAAGACAAAAACTAGAGAGGGAGCGCTTGGAGAGGGAGAGGCTTGAAAGGGAAAGAATCCGTATAGAGCAG GAACGGCGTAAAGAGGCAGAACGCATGGCACGGGAACGTGAGGAGCTGCGGCGGCAACAGGAGCAGCTCCGTTATGaccaagaaaagagaaacaaccTCAAAAGGGGCCGTGAAGTGGAACATGG CCGGAGAGACGATTCCTATTGGAATGGCAACAAGAAGATGCAAGCTGACTCTGATGCCCGTTTGAACCAAGGTTCCAGCTACAACCGGCAGCAGAATCGCTTTTCAAACTTCAATCCCCGAGAAAGGGGTCGCTTTCCAGAGGCTGCTGCAGAGCAGCCTAACACATTTGACAG ACGTAACCGGTTTGACGGTGAGCCAGAGGTAAAGAAGAGTCGCCCTGCTCCTCACAGAGAGAGCTCTGGCTTTGAGCGCTTCCCAAAGAACTTTGACACAGTCCGCAGAGCTGAgccgccgcctcctcctccGCGCACTGAGCTCCGGGACACAGACCGCAGGGACAGAGATGAGAGGAGGCCTGTGTCCATGCAGGATCGCCCTATGGGAGCCAGAGCTACAATGCCCGGCATGTCGCACAACCGCTCACCCAGGGATGGAGGGCATGGATGGAAGAGTGATGGTGGCATAAACCCAAACAAGGGAGATATGCG TAATGCTGGGTTAAGCAGAGGACCTATGCGCATGCGGGCAGAGCGATCGGGCAGAGATGGTCCGATCCCTGTACTTAGAGGTGGCTCCTCGGCCAGCCGCGGAAGGAGCAGCTTTAATGATCGGGATGGAGGGAGACCCATGGTCATGAGTGATCAG CCATTCAGCTCTGGTCGCCAGGTCGTGGTGGAGCGTCACAGTAGGGATCAGGGACTGAGGAAGGAGTGGCACGGTGGATCTAGCTCCCAGGGCAGGGGCTACCCTGATAATCGCCGAATGGGAGCCAGCCGGGGCAGCATGATGGCCGCTTCGAG TCACTCTTCGTCTGGAATGAACCGAATTGTACAGATCACCAACAACTCCATTCCTAGTGGTGGCAACGTGGGGGGATTCAAGCCCTTCAAAGGAACATCGCGGCCGTTCTAA